Proteins from a genomic interval of Treponema brennaborense DSM 12168:
- a CDS encoding AMP-dependent synthetase/ligase translates to MEATLPKMLRRVASDYPGVAAQYFRNSADGFDPVSYKDMFRNILDFAGGLLSLGVRRGDHVGLIADNRKEWLQADMGIMAIGAIDVPRGCDATEKDLRFILSVTDCQTIIGENSAQLRKIIGLKADLPSFSRLICLEPLSDADKKLAAEASIELLSFDDVAAAGKAFRAAEPGAVEAELEAGQRDDLACIIFTSGTTGEPKGVMLTHGNFLTQLDELQERIYLYPGDKALCVLPVWHAFQRLCEYVILCQAAALCYSKPVGSILLADFQKLNPQLLPAVPRVFESVYEGVFRLMRKTGGAVYALFRFFTAAAILHSKIDRRLFRKTARFGNDFLIPSWIVLVLPWLLLYPIKLLGGVLVFKKIRAKLGNSFRGGVSGGGALPPQIDEFFWAIGVNIVEGYGLTETAPVVSVRPLRKPVFGTVGSAIRGVEVRIVDAQGNVLPAGKKGVVQVRGGTVMKGYYRRDDLTANVMRDGGWFDTGDIGMLTVDGEIVLRGRMKDTIVLRGGENVEPLPIEMRLNESRYIAQSVVIGQDQRYLGALIVPSQEDVTAFADENCIRYTDYQSLLKQDEIIKLFDSEIQGAINAKNGFKLFEKIGRFALLAKPFEPGVELSAKQEIMRYKLSELYEKEIKLLFK, encoded by the coding sequence ATGGAAGCAACATTGCCCAAAATGCTGAGACGGGTCGCGTCAGATTACCCCGGAGTTGCGGCACAATATTTCCGGAACAGCGCCGACGGGTTTGATCCGGTATCGTACAAGGACATGTTTCGTAATATACTCGATTTTGCGGGCGGGTTGCTGTCTTTAGGTGTGCGGCGCGGCGATCACGTCGGGCTGATAGCCGATAATCGCAAAGAATGGCTTCAGGCCGATATGGGCATTATGGCGATCGGTGCGATAGACGTGCCGCGCGGCTGCGACGCTACGGAAAAAGATCTGCGTTTCATTCTGTCCGTGACGGACTGTCAGACTATTATCGGTGAAAATTCGGCGCAGCTGCGGAAAATCATCGGGCTGAAAGCGGATCTGCCGTCTTTTTCACGGCTGATTTGTTTGGAGCCGCTTTCAGACGCGGATAAAAAACTCGCCGCGGAAGCTTCGATCGAATTGCTTTCGTTTGACGACGTTGCAGCCGCCGGAAAAGCATTCCGTGCGGCGGAGCCGGGTGCGGTCGAGGCGGAACTGGAAGCCGGGCAGCGCGACGATCTGGCGTGCATCATTTTTACGTCGGGAACTACGGGCGAACCGAAAGGCGTCATGCTTACGCACGGGAATTTTTTGACGCAGTTGGATGAATTGCAGGAACGTATTTATCTGTATCCGGGCGATAAAGCGCTGTGCGTACTGCCGGTGTGGCATGCGTTTCAGCGCTTGTGCGAATACGTCATTTTGTGTCAGGCTGCCGCGCTGTGTTATTCAAAACCGGTCGGCAGTATCCTGCTCGCCGATTTTCAGAAACTGAATCCGCAGCTGCTGCCGGCGGTTCCGCGCGTGTTTGAATCCGTGTATGAAGGCGTGTTTCGCCTGATGCGTAAAACCGGCGGCGCCGTGTACGCGTTGTTTCGCTTTTTTACCGCAGCCGCGATTCTCCATTCAAAGATAGACCGCCGCCTGTTCCGTAAAACGGCGCGGTTCGGAAACGATTTTCTGATTCCGTCATGGATCGTGCTCGTGCTGCCGTGGCTGCTGCTGTATCCGATCAAGCTGCTCGGCGGCGTGCTCGTGTTTAAGAAAATCCGTGCGAAGCTGGGCAATTCGTTCCGCGGCGGTGTTTCCGGAGGCGGCGCGCTGCCTCCGCAGATCGACGAGTTTTTTTGGGCGATCGGCGTGAATATCGTCGAAGGCTACGGATTGACGGAAACCGCGCCGGTCGTGTCCGTGCGCCCTCTGCGTAAGCCCGTGTTCGGCACGGTGGGATCGGCGATACGCGGCGTTGAAGTCCGTATCGTGGACGCGCAGGGAAACGTGCTGCCTGCCGGAAAAAAAGGCGTGGTACAGGTGCGCGGCGGTACGGTTATGAAAGGATATTATCGGCGCGACGATTTGACGGCGAACGTGATGCGTGACGGCGGCTGGTTCGACACGGGCGACATCGGTATGCTTACCGTCGACGGCGAAATCGTGCTGCGCGGCCGGATGAAAGACACCATCGTGCTGCGCGGCGGAGAAAACGTCGAACCGCTGCCGATAGAAATGCGCCTGAACGAGTCGCGCTATATTGCCCAGTCCGTCGTCATCGGGCAAGATCAGCGGTATTTGGGTGCGCTGATCGTGCCGTCGCAGGAAGACGTAACGGCGTTTGCGGATGAAAACTGCATCCGGTACACCGATTATCAGTCTTTGCTGAAACAGGATGAAATCATAAAACTGTTCGATTCGGAGATACAGGGAGCCATCAATGCAAAGAACGGCTTCAAACTGTTTGAAAAAATCGGTCGGTTTGCGCTGCTTGCAAAACCGTTCGAGCCGGGCGTGGAACTTTCCGCCAAGCAGGAAATCATGCGCTACAAACTGAGCGAATTATATGAAAAAGAAATAAAGTTGCTGTTCAAATAG
- a CDS encoding phenylalanine--tRNA ligase subunit alpha, which produces MDVQTVIKNLHPLEIRVLLSYSPADELTAARLQKELSYKEGHANQAFSWLAGKELAAVVRRENHTFFELTELGRSYAQTGTPEERIVAFLKESGAHTLPEIAAATGIENKDVGSAFGTLSKEGVLAMNAEKKASYTGNPLPPRAAVTAGLLKKAAAAENGVLDQAALSAGEKDVVSSLAKKRGAADAPFRMLERETVVYKLTGAAADVTVYLKKAGITGNEIGSLTSKMLSDGSWKNGTFRGYNISVPPARIIPGRTNPYVSFLESVKDKLCSLGFEEFDGPLVETEFWNSDALFMPQFHAARDIHDVYYVKNPTHATKIDEPFLSNVAAAHENGGNTGSRGWNYTFDRDFTRRLILRSQGTVLSAHQLAKAKIPGKYFGIARCFRYDKVDATHLSDFYQTEGIVLGNEVNLKTLLGFLEMFAVEIAGATDVKYVPGYFPFTEPSIEVHIKHPVLGWFELGGSGIFRPEVTKAMGIDVPVLAWGIGIDRMALMALGLNDLRELFSTDIEQVRLRKARY; this is translated from the coding sequence ATGGACGTTCAAACTGTCATAAAAAACCTGCACCCGCTTGAAATCAGGGTGCTTTTATCATATTCTCCCGCAGACGAGCTGACTGCCGCCCGTTTGCAGAAGGAACTTTCCTATAAGGAAGGTCACGCAAATCAGGCGTTTTCATGGCTGGCCGGTAAGGAACTGGCGGCCGTCGTCCGCAGGGAGAATCACACGTTTTTTGAACTGACAGAACTCGGACGATCCTATGCGCAAACCGGTACGCCGGAAGAACGCATCGTTGCGTTTTTGAAAGAGTCCGGCGCACACACGCTGCCCGAAATCGCCGCGGCGACGGGTATTGAAAACAAGGACGTCGGCAGTGCGTTCGGTACGCTTTCAAAAGAAGGTGTCCTTGCGATGAACGCGGAAAAGAAGGCGTCGTATACCGGTAATCCGCTGCCTCCCCGGGCTGCCGTAACCGCCGGGCTGCTGAAAAAAGCCGCCGCTGCGGAAAACGGCGTTTTGGATCAGGCGGCGCTCTCCGCCGGGGAAAAAGACGTCGTGTCTTCGCTCGCTAAAAAACGCGGCGCGGCGGACGCTCCGTTCCGTATGCTGGAACGGGAAACGGTCGTATACAAACTGACCGGAGCCGCGGCGGACGTAACGGTATATTTGAAAAAGGCCGGTATTACCGGAAACGAAATCGGTTCCCTGACGTCCAAAATGCTTTCCGACGGCAGCTGGAAAAACGGAACGTTCCGCGGATACAATATTTCCGTGCCTCCCGCGCGTATCATTCCGGGGCGGACGAATCCGTACGTTTCGTTTCTTGAAAGCGTTAAAGATAAACTGTGTTCGCTCGGTTTTGAAGAATTCGACGGTCCGCTGGTGGAAACCGAATTCTGGAATTCCGACGCACTGTTTATGCCGCAGTTTCACGCGGCGCGCGATATTCACGACGTATATTATGTAAAAAATCCAACGCACGCGACGAAAATAGACGAACCGTTTTTATCGAACGTTGCCGCCGCACATGAAAACGGGGGCAACACCGGCAGCCGCGGTTGGAATTACACGTTCGACCGTGATTTTACGAGGCGTCTTATCCTGCGCAGTCAGGGAACCGTGCTTTCGGCTCATCAGCTTGCGAAGGCGAAAATTCCGGGTAAATATTTCGGTATTGCGCGCTGTTTTCGCTACGATAAAGTCGACGCAACGCATCTTTCCGATTTCTATCAGACGGAAGGCATCGTTTTGGGCAACGAAGTCAACCTGAAAACACTGCTCGGTTTTCTGGAAATGTTCGCGGTGGAAATTGCGGGCGCGACGGACGTAAAGTACGTTCCCGGTTATTTTCCGTTCACCGAGCCGTCGATCGAAGTGCACATCAAGCATCCCGTGCTGGGCTGGTTTGAGTTGGGCGGTTCCGGCATTTTCCGGCCGGAGGTTACCAAGGCGATGGGCATCGACGTGCCGGTACTCGCCTGGGGCATCGGCATCGACCGTATGGCGCTGATGGCGCTCGGTTTGAACGACCTTCGCGAATTGTTTTCTACCGACATAGAACAAGTCCGGCTCCGAAAAGCCCGCTACTAG
- a CDS encoding rhomboid family intramembrane serine protease: protein MEFLRKIRKPFPYSFYNASFIIIGVNVLVFVLTYLYPKLLSYLSLNVVYVVRYHMYWQPLTYMFVHGSFSHILFNMLGIFFFGVAVERAIGSKEFLLLYFCSGILCGVISFAIYYATGTFVFLMGASGAIYALLLTYAVIFPRSRIFIWGILPIPAPLLIAIYAGIEIASQLFSLRDGVAHMAHLTGFAVAWLYLMIRMGINPWKVWKNAYRS, encoded by the coding sequence ATGGAATTCTTGCGTAAAATACGGAAACCGTTTCCGTATTCGTTTTATAACGCCAGCTTTATTATCATCGGTGTCAACGTGCTCGTTTTTGTGCTGACGTATTTGTATCCGAAACTGCTTTCGTATCTGTCTTTGAACGTCGTGTACGTCGTGCGGTATCATATGTATTGGCAGCCGCTGACGTATATGTTCGTGCACGGCAGTTTTTCGCATATCCTGTTCAATATGTTGGGAATTTTCTTTTTCGGGGTCGCCGTTGAACGCGCGATCGGCTCGAAGGAATTTCTGCTGTTGTATTTTTGTTCGGGCATTCTGTGCGGCGTCATTTCTTTTGCGATTTACTATGCTACCGGTACGTTCGTATTTCTTATGGGCGCTTCCGGTGCCATTTACGCGCTGCTGCTGACGTACGCCGTTATTTTTCCCCGTTCCCGTATTTTCATTTGGGGAATTCTGCCGATTCCGGCGCCGCTGCTCATCGCGATATACGCGGGTATTGAAATTGCCAGCCAGCTGTTCAGTCTGCGGGACGGCGTCGCGCATATGGCGCATCTGACCGGGTTCGCCGTTGCCTGGCTGTATTTGATGATCCGGATGGGGATCAATCCGTGGAAAGTATGGAAAAACGCGTACCGGTCGTAA
- the dgcA gene encoding diguanylate cyclase DgcA produces the protein MRKQTRKTKTVPTNLAAQYEKKIYDLQQLLAISKSLSSVLEYSSLIESILYICMCQMRVLGAGIFVPESLDSDTLFLADNYNGFDLEPEIDYSFSESHPLVGFLGSVNATFTLNDLRVHLPAGTDLSPIASLEPSLIIPLKQQNHVNGILVLGERIDIGDGAGFSEDDKQQILDIAVLASIAINNTILVERSSTDMMTHLKLKYFFYKLLDDKLEAAKKAEMPVAVIMFDIDFFKRFNDTYGHACGDFVLQRVARIIQDGVRGQDLAARYGGEEFVVMLYNTDSNGAYKVGDRIRRVIEESDLVYEDVHMNVTISAGFSVYDPGDEKNAAVTPTQLVELADQALYLSKRNGRNRITFADPAVLKEVHSVSTADAV, from the coding sequence ATGAGGAAACAAACCCGTAAAACAAAAACGGTGCCGACAAATCTCGCTGCACAATACGAGAAGAAAATTTACGATTTGCAGCAGTTACTGGCAATCTCGAAATCCCTTTCATCCGTGTTGGAATATTCATCCCTGATTGAATCCATTTTATATATTTGCATGTGCCAAATGCGCGTATTGGGCGCGGGAATTTTTGTTCCCGAAAGTCTTGATTCCGATACGCTTTTTCTGGCGGATAATTATAACGGATTTGATTTGGAACCTGAAATCGATTACAGTTTTTCAGAGTCGCATCCGCTGGTCGGCTTTTTGGGATCGGTGAACGCAACGTTCACGCTGAACGATTTGCGTGTGCATCTGCCGGCCGGTACGGATTTGTCTCCTATTGCCTCGCTGGAACCGTCGCTGATTATTCCGCTCAAGCAGCAGAATCACGTAAACGGCATTTTGGTGCTGGGCGAACGTATCGATATCGGCGACGGCGCCGGATTTAGTGAAGACGATAAACAGCAGATTCTGGACATCGCGGTGCTGGCTTCGATCGCCATCAACAACACGATATTGGTGGAACGTTCTTCCACGGATATGATGACGCATTTGAAATTGAAATATTTCTTTTACAAACTGCTTGACGATAAACTTGAAGCTGCCAAAAAGGCGGAGATGCCTGTCGCCGTCATCATGTTCGATATCGATTTTTTCAAACGGTTTAACGATACGTACGGGCACGCGTGCGGCGATTTCGTGCTGCAGCGCGTGGCGCGGATCATTCAGGACGGCGTGCGGGGTCAGGATTTGGCGGCCCGTTACGGCGGTGAAGAATTCGTCGTAATGCTGTACAATACCGACAGCAACGGTGCGTATAAAGTCGGCGACCGGATCCGGCGGGTTATAGAAGAAAGCGATTTGGTGTATGAAGACGTTCATATGAACGTAACTATTTCCGCCGGATTTTCCGTGTACGATCCGGGCGATGAGAAAAACGCGGCGGTTACGCCGACTCAGCTGGTCGAACTTGCGGATCAGGCGTTGTATCTGTCCAAACGGAACGGCCGTAACCGGATTACGTTCGCGGATCCGGCTGTACTGAAAGAAGTGCATTCGGTTTCGACGGCTGATGCGGTGTGA
- a CDS encoding DUF5312 family protein — protein MGIFRVVAAFFGSLFGGGPASDSKTKSEIKRIEFELKAHEPIVYKGGMLLANLAEGFNLLYAHVKPIGDILSATIADEDMQRADTFAAKLFMTGFSPEMRQLYEQLSYENRKNAVREAGNESKAYEEQGRLFERLLKSLDQPEFRKIDAVINRLMQLFDICCFNYFSVVKLFDPDYVQGNPDYTPSFRNLPPSAVEVFSLDLYYLTADFQLTNTLAKAVVALAELNAPDPVDLDRDGIVFHLKKIAFVYRHLLSPDVLKNIVVISKKDTETVLQTASYNVNKLAGFIEHLKKQYELDKQRIKTELQNETITQELQNLFGSRKLESLNGYNAEQNTYLRTNGADPFLWIMPLEILKTFLTYFFDDKIKALLNDVVIEGFFNNPVYKSDFSSAVFSCTEASERIKGFEDSFLRGGSNDMAILYGYIRDSHKDPDFAKKLSQMISTINVEAKKLLQTEVNYLFALFRKLQDIFEDAKSANPSNISNIKILFSSTRNRETANLFENQYGDWQKFVAIMRNYVIIGEIGKS, from the coding sequence ATGGGAATATTCAGGGTAGTTGCGGCTTTCTTCGGCTCCTTGTTCGGCGGCGGTCCCGCGTCCGATTCAAAAACGAAAAGCGAAATCAAAAGAATAGAATTTGAACTCAAAGCGCACGAACCGATCGTGTATAAAGGCGGTATGCTGCTTGCAAACCTTGCCGAAGGGTTCAATCTGCTGTATGCGCACGTAAAACCCATCGGAGATATTCTTTCCGCCACGATCGCGGACGAAGACATGCAGCGTGCGGATACGTTTGCCGCAAAACTGTTCATGACGGGATTTTCGCCTGAAATGCGTCAGCTGTACGAACAGCTGTCGTATGAGAACAGGAAAAATGCCGTCCGGGAAGCCGGAAACGAGTCTAAAGCGTACGAGGAACAGGGCCGGCTTTTCGAGCGGCTGCTGAAATCGCTCGATCAGCCGGAATTCAGAAAAATAGACGCGGTTATCAACCGGCTGATGCAGCTTTTCGATATCTGCTGTTTCAATTATTTTTCAGTCGTCAAATTGTTCGATCCGGACTACGTTCAGGGAAATCCGGACTATACACCCTCGTTCCGGAATTTGCCGCCGTCTGCGGTGGAAGTGTTTTCGCTGGACTTGTATTATTTGACGGCGGATTTTCAGCTTACCAATACGCTGGCAAAAGCCGTCGTGGCTCTTGCCGAATTGAACGCGCCGGATCCCGTCGATCTTGACCGGGACGGAATAGTGTTTCATTTGAAAAAGATTGCGTTCGTATACCGGCATCTGCTGTCTCCGGACGTGCTGAAAAATATCGTCGTTATCAGTAAAAAGGATACGGAAACGGTACTGCAGACCGCTTCGTACAATGTGAATAAATTGGCGGGATTTATCGAACATCTGAAAAAACAGTATGAACTTGACAAGCAGCGCATAAAAACCGAACTGCAGAATGAAACCATTACGCAGGAACTGCAGAATCTGTTCGGCAGCCGTAAGCTCGAATCGCTCAACGGCTATAATGCCGAACAGAATACGTACCTGCGGACGAACGGCGCCGATCCGTTTTTGTGGATTATGCCGCTGGAAATACTGAAAACGTTTCTGACGTATTTTTTTGACGATAAAATAAAGGCGCTGCTGAACGACGTAGTTATAGAAGGTTTTTTCAACAATCCGGTGTATAAAAGCGATTTTTCATCGGCAGTTTTTTCGTGCACCGAAGCTTCCGAACGGATAAAAGGTTTTGAAGACAGTTTTCTGCGCGGCGGCTCGAACGACATGGCGATCCTGTACGGTTACATACGCGACAGCCATAAAGACCCCGATTTTGCCAAAAAACTCAGCCAGATGATTTCAACCATCAATGTGGAAGCAAAAAAACTGCTCCAAACGGAAGTAAATTATCTGTTCGCGCTTTTCAGAAAATTGCAGGATATTTTTGAAGACGCCAAGTCGGCCAATCCGAGCAATATTTCAAATATAAAAATCCTGTTTTCTTCCACAAGAAATCGTGAAACGGCAAACTTGTTTGAAAATCAATATGGCGATTGGCAGAAATTTGTTGCAATTATGAGAAATTATGTTATAATAGGTGAAATAGGAAAATCTTAA
- a CDS encoding CHASE2 domain-containing protein, with protein sequence MKQKTLRSALKKQTVLFAAVGIIVLVAGAYALGLLSDAENGFYDILLQVKKEPPVARELLFVDIDDLSLNEMGTWPWPRDIVADALIRMKELGAETAVFDIEYLSVSRSGVDPQAAQELPELIRESAGTVSALVTDLSDSLADGRLTSADAPAVAQDMVSGYIEPLFGQLYDTAANQLYRDNDDYFARALRFFGNSYLTVNYANVMETAAEAKEAAQRRFLFDSVRDGGNRTERDNLYTVRKQDIEPGFSPPLKLLTESARGAGFTNVVVDSDGSRRRMELLYRYGDGYLAQLVFSPLLDRLDSRELERTARSLIIRNALIAPDVRRDVTIPLDAHGRMLINWLRGDYFESFRHEPIVYLNQLDSAETNIVGCIEWLCESLYILDENGGWLPYYGAAQQLSRSYGELLQRKRALLAACGVSGAGESGVPEDIAAETYAQYFADRRAFFDAAASFAGGAYLQEIETRLDRMVLNGEAGAAQAEPVREAARDTFGLLAQNVNAYRDMFSQMEEIYAGSFCIIGNSATGTTDMGATPFVSRYPNVGTHGNVYNTIVTQSFIYPVRGIVPLAVAALLLVLYIVLLGKKQALFQNAAGVVMIALVPAASFICMRLFNVYVPAAAALVVTAVGYVVVAVYRYATTENDKRFLRQAFSTYLSQDVVDDIVNDPAKLALGGVEKNITAFFTDIKSFSSLSEQVTPVQLVSILNEYLTTMSDVILERKGTIDKYIGDAIVAFFGAPADLADHAYRACASALRIKELEREFNERHLADESIPMPIRTRIGINTGKMVVGNMGTSSKMNYTIMGNNVNIAARLEGVNKVYGSWILVAEDTWKDVQAGSHKDEITVRRLDKVRVVGINTPVQLYTLAGFTADLPARAVEAIDVFHEGLDRYLEKDFKAALTLFEKAAAIDPEDTTAPVFAERCRGYCASMPPAGWTGVVNLTSK encoded by the coding sequence ATGAAACAGAAAACGCTGCGTTCCGCACTGAAAAAACAGACCGTGCTTTTTGCCGCCGTCGGTATCATCGTGCTTGTCGCCGGTGCGTACGCGCTGGGATTGCTTTCGGATGCTGAAAACGGTTTTTACGATATATTGCTTCAGGTAAAAAAAGAACCTCCCGTGGCACGGGAATTGCTGTTCGTCGACATAGACGATCTGTCGCTCAATGAAATGGGAACGTGGCCGTGGCCGCGCGATATCGTTGCGGACGCGCTGATTCGGATGAAAGAGCTCGGTGCGGAAACCGCCGTTTTCGATATCGAATATCTTTCGGTGTCCCGAAGCGGCGTCGACCCGCAAGCGGCGCAGGAACTGCCGGAACTGATTCGGGAGAGTGCCGGCACCGTGTCGGCGCTCGTAACCGATTTGTCCGATTCTTTGGCGGACGGGCGGCTGACTTCTGCGGACGCGCCGGCTGTGGCGCAGGACATGGTGAGCGGTTATATCGAGCCGCTTTTCGGGCAGCTGTACGACACCGCGGCGAATCAGCTGTACCGCGACAACGACGACTATTTTGCCCGCGCGCTGCGGTTTTTCGGCAATTCGTATCTGACCGTAAATTACGCGAACGTGATGGAAACGGCTGCGGAGGCGAAAGAGGCTGCGCAGCGGCGTTTTCTGTTCGATTCGGTTCGGGACGGCGGAAACCGTACGGAGCGGGACAATCTGTACACCGTGCGCAAACAGGACATCGAACCGGGTTTTTCTCCGCCGCTGAAATTGCTGACGGAAAGTGCGCGCGGCGCGGGGTTTACGAACGTCGTCGTGGATTCCGACGGCAGCCGGCGCCGGATGGAGCTGCTGTACCGATACGGAGATGGATATCTGGCGCAGCTCGTTTTTTCTCCGCTGCTCGACCGGCTTGATTCGCGGGAACTGGAACGGACCGCCCGTTCGCTGATTATCCGAAACGCACTGATCGCGCCGGACGTGCGGCGCGACGTAACGATTCCGCTCGACGCGCACGGACGGATGCTGATCAATTGGCTGCGTGGCGATTATTTTGAAAGTTTTCGGCACGAACCGATCGTATATCTGAATCAGCTGGACAGCGCGGAAACCAATATCGTCGGCTGCATCGAGTGGCTGTGTGAAAGTCTGTATATTCTGGACGAAAACGGAGGCTGGCTGCCGTATTACGGCGCCGCTCAGCAGCTGTCCCGTTCTTACGGAGAGCTGCTGCAGCGTAAACGGGCGCTGCTCGCCGCGTGCGGTGTTTCCGGCGCCGGTGAAAGCGGCGTGCCGGAAGATATCGCCGCCGAAACGTACGCGCAGTACTTTGCCGATCGCCGCGCGTTTTTTGACGCCGCCGCGTCGTTCGCCGGCGGGGCGTACCTGCAGGAAATAGAAACGCGGCTCGACCGGATGGTGCTGAACGGTGAAGCCGGCGCTGCGCAGGCGGAACCGGTGCGGGAAGCCGCCCGGGATACGTTCGGCCTGCTTGCGCAGAACGTGAACGCATACCGCGACATGTTTTCGCAAATGGAAGAAATCTACGCGGGCAGTTTTTGCATTATCGGCAACAGTGCGACCGGAACGACCGATATGGGCGCGACGCCTTTCGTTTCCCGGTATCCGAACGTAGGAACGCACGGCAACGTGTACAATACGATCGTTACGCAGTCGTTCATTTATCCGGTGCGGGGAATCGTGCCGCTCGCCGTTGCCGCGCTGCTTCTTGTTCTGTACATCGTGCTGTTGGGAAAAAAACAGGCGCTGTTTCAAAACGCAGCCGGCGTCGTGATGATTGCGCTCGTTCCCGCAGCGAGCTTCATCTGTATGCGGCTGTTCAACGTATACGTTCCCGCGGCGGCGGCACTCGTCGTTACGGCGGTGGGCTACGTCGTCGTTGCCGTATACCGGTACGCAACGACGGAAAACGACAAACGCTTCTTGCGGCAGGCGTTTTCGACGTATCTGTCGCAGGACGTCGTGGACGATATCGTGAACGATCCTGCCAAGCTCGCGCTGGGCGGCGTTGAAAAAAACATCACCGCGTTTTTTACCGATATCAAGAGTTTTTCTTCATTGTCGGAGCAGGTAACGCCCGTACAGCTCGTTTCCATTTTGAACGAGTATCTGACGACGATGAGCGACGTTATCCTTGAGCGCAAAGGTACGATCGACAAATATATCGGAGACGCGATCGTCGCGTTCTTCGGTGCGCCGGCCGATCTTGCCGATCACGCCTACCGCGCATGTGCGAGCGCGCTGCGTATCAAGGAACTCGAACGGGAATTCAACGAGCGGCATCTTGCCGACGAAAGCATACCGATGCCGATCCGTACGCGCATCGGCATAAACACCGGTAAAATGGTCGTCGGCAATATGGGAACGTCCTCCAAGATGAATTACACGATTATGGGCAACAACGTGAATATCGCGGCGCGGCTTGAAGGCGTCAATAAAGTATACGGTTCCTGGATTCTTGTGGCCGAGGATACCTGGAAAGACGTGCAGGCGGGGAGCCATAAAGACGAAATTACGGTGCGCCGTTTGGATAAAGTGCGCGTCGTGGGAATCAACACGCCGGTGCAGCTGTATACGCTGGCGGGTTTTACCGCGGATTTGCCCGCACGTGCCGTTGAGGCGATAGACGTTTTTCACGAGGGGCTCGACCGGTATCTTGAAAAAGATTTCAAAGCGGCGCTTACCCTGTTTGAAAAGGCCGCCGCCATCGATCCGGAAGACACCACCGCGCCGGTGTTTGCGGAACGCTGCCGCGGATATTGTGCGTCCATGCCGCCCGCCGGATGGACCGGCGTAGTCAATTTGACCAGTAAATAA
- a CDS encoding FecR domain-containing protein has product MNKRLLLLCAAVLFVSGALWSQQAEVVSFTGKVEYDKDGVWTAVAAGDVLPQGTVISTGFKSSAVLKIGASRFTVEPLSRIAIEKIAENDGDYDSAMYVSSGKLNIDVKPVAGRKVNFQARSPVATASVRGTSGTFGADGSLKATSGTWAFSPAESPRDVAVKKGQTAVCAADGTVTGPQAAAAQAATAAKTATVTLAAKESVTPGVTTAAPTVAVESPAATGDTQTTLTVTVTIK; this is encoded by the coding sequence ATGAACAAACGGTTACTACTGCTTTGCGCCGCCGTATTATTCGTTTCGGGGGCGCTCTGGAGTCAGCAGGCGGAAGTCGTCTCGTTTACCGGCAAAGTCGAATACGATAAAGACGGCGTGTGGACTGCGGTTGCCGCGGGAGACGTGCTCCCGCAAGGTACGGTAATTTCCACCGGATTCAAATCTTCCGCCGTACTCAAAATAGGCGCTTCCCGCTTTACCGTGGAACCGCTGAGCCGCATCGCGATAGAAAAAATTGCGGAAAACGACGGCGATTACGACAGCGCCATGTACGTATCGTCGGGAAAACTGAATATAGACGTAAAACCCGTTGCCGGCAGAAAAGTCAATTTTCAGGCGCGAAGTCCCGTTGCGACCGCATCCGTACGCGGAACGTCCGGAACCTTCGGTGCCGACGGCTCCCTGAAAGCGACGAGCGGTACCTGGGCGTTCAGTCCGGCAGAATCGCCGCGCGATGTGGCCGTAAAAAAAGGACAAACGGCCGTCTGTGCGGCTGACGGAACGGTAACCGGTCCGCAGGCAGCGGCCGCTCAAGCGGCAACGGCAGCAAAGACCGCGACGGTTACGCTCGCGGCAAAAGAAAGCGTAACACCCGGCGTCACGACTGCCGCACCCACAGTTGCCGTCGAAAGCCCCGCCGCTACCGGAGATACGCAGACGACGCTGACCGTTACGGTTACCATTAAATAA